TATTATTCAAGGTAATGTTCTAGATGAAAAACACCCTGTCCTCAGACAAGTTGACCTGGATGGTGATTATATTTGTCTAAAATCGGAAATACCGTGATGCCTTCATTTGAACTTTCACAATGATAGTGATTTAATTTAGTTCaaaaaatattgataataatgatttaattttcttaaTGTAACATAAAAATTTTGATGTGCCTGCATGAGTCAGAAAGCGATTGTTCCCAGATTGAAGTCTTGGATCTGCAAGGTTGTAATGGAAGGAGAGGAGGGTCGGATGGAGAAAAATGATACGAAACCAAGTGTGGCTGAAGAAGCAGTAGCTGCTGCCAAAGCTGCTGCTGCggcagcagctgatgcagccCGTGCTAGCCAGGAGATAATGATATCAAAAGGAGAAGGTAATCTGTTTCTTGTCTGCtctatattttttattcatatGGATTTTAAATCTTAAGCTTCATGATTGgcattgtttatttattttcagaGAAGAGATGCTTTGAAGCGCTTATCAATTTGTTAAATATACAAGTACAGGAGATGAAATCTATGGGTACTGTTATACAAAAGTTAGAACTTGGTAAGACCTCTTCGTTATCAGTGTTATCCTTTATTTATTTCACTCTTTTGTTTCTTTCTGTTCAAGTTGTTATATTGAATATTGTTCTTTAATATTCATGGTTTGTTTGATCTCATCTCATGCTATATTAACAATCTAAGGCATAAGCTTTTTATTTACTCTAGCTTAAATCAACAAAATTCTATTTTTTCGTCACAGAGGGGGACTAATTCTATTCTTCTTTTTAAAACCAGGGCGGAGTAGTGTTAATGGAAAAATAATCATTGAGGAACAAGCTGATCACCCAGTGCAGACCATTTCAACGGTAAGCTAGTTATCACTGTTTCCTTAATATTTCTGGCAGTTATCTGAAAGGTAATGTTGATAGACTTTGAGCTTCGTTCTGACTATCATTTTCGTCTTCTTTTTCCAGCAACCTTATACCAATGGCAGGGCAGACATTGATTCACGCTCAGGTACTTCATTCATTGAGCAGTTACTGAATTTCGTCCCTATTACATTTCTCATTTGCTCTACAAAATTCTTGATTTGTGGGAGGGCATATTCTTTACAGTGAGATCTTTGTCACCTCCTCCACCTAAGCAGCCCTCTGTTGCCCCTCATCCTAAGTCGTATATGGaggtaaatattttgatattttctctGTTAAGCACTTTCCTGGCAAAGATTAGTATGGTATGTCAATATAGCTTCCCAAGTGCTTCTCCATACCAAAGAAGTTTGATCTTTACTCGTTGATCAGAtgcttcttttcaaaatatacaTTTTCTTGATGCCACTAGAACTTCCATCTGCCATAATTATATATGTATCGTTCCCCTTGGAACCGTTTCTTGCAGATTTTGGAAATGATACAAAGAGGGGAGAAACCATCAAACATCAGGGTTAGTTCACTTCCTTTCTTGTTCATGTTTTGTATCCATGTGCATAATggattttaaagttttatgtaTTAAACTGAACTCATATATTTGTTGCCTCAGGAGATCAACGATGCACCACCAAATCCGAATCAGCCATTATCCAATCCTCGTTTAGCTCCGAAACCTAAGGTTTGCTATTCAAGATTTCTTTGTTTCTTCTCTCCTTAAAAAGTAACTCAAATGTAAATTTCTCATGTATATGGTTATTAATAGCCAATGGACGTCACTAATGCTACTCATCATTATAAACAGCCTTGGGAAGCAAATCAAGCACAGAACAGCTCAACCAACGCTCTTCTTACTCAAGAAAGAATCAGTTATAGCTCAAATTACGAGTTTCTAAACATGGAGTCGAATGGAGCCGGCACGGTTCCTAGGTGGCCGCAAAATAACGTAAGAATAACAGAGGTTGGAGATGGAGAAGGGCAGAAAGTTGGATCTTCAGCTGTTTCAAGCGTTGAAAAAGGGGTTAGGAGATCGTGGGTACCTCCCCAGCCACCACCTGTTGCGATGCCCGAAGCAGCTGCAGCCATACGACAGGCAAAGAAACCGTCTTTCCAGAAAGAACAACGGACGGATGATCAAGCACTGGCTCGTTCTTTGTATATGACTAATGACATGAAGGGGACTACCGTAATCTCCGAGTCTGGTGATGTCGTTGAGGCTATTGTTGAAAGTTCGAGCGAGTTACGAATGGGGGAGAGTGGCCTGTCCTTGGAGTCTTGATCAAGTGCGCAGGGATCGAACCATGTTGCTATGCTGTCGGCACTAATGGTTCTCCTGACCTAGGCCTATGGTTATAGTTTTCAGAATAATTTGTCAATCGAACGATCTTCATGAATGGTGGAAGTACAAATACCGAAATATGATGTTTCTATTGTATATTCTGATATAATGACACATACATGTGGGCTCGTCCCGCCTTTCCTCGACCTCCACGAAACGTGGCGATTCGACCCCGCTCCGACACACTCGCATGCGTCGTATCCACGCTCTCCACACATTGTTTCCCATATCCCTTCCTACGCCATCTGCTGCCACCAAATGCCGTCCCGAACTAAAGTTCCCTTTGTTTCattctatttatttattaaaaaatatatattaaaaatcatgtcgtttttgtataattttattatttcctttttttttaagaGAGGACGAATTATGGAACTGAATCGGACTCTGTCTTATCCCCTACAgcattttcaatttattttcttgtaaGAAAAGTTGGATCCAAGCTTTAGTAATCAAATTTTCGTGGTTGACATTTTATGtagaattaaatcaaaattgTAACCTACTATTTTGTTCTCGAAAATTTTAGTCACAGTTGGCTGAAAATCTATAAATTCATCTTATTTTACTTTATGTCGATAAACTATTCCGCAACTGATGCCGGTGGTGGCCATACCCCTTCAGAGCCAAAAAACCAAGCATCTGCGGGCAATTGTTGGGAATTTTGCGACACTCAGCGCGCCAATCAATATATGATACCTCGAAGGTGTCTGGATCATTCTTGGATTCGGACAAAATAAGCAATATCGGGAGCTCATAGTTATTTCCGAGAAGCCAAGAGAAGACGGGGTAAGAGTCAGCCCGAGTAAAGAAAAAATACCTTACTTAAAACCATCTCCGGACATGCATCAACTCGGGAACCGATCAAACTAATACTTACACAAAACTGAGCTCCCAGCGTAGCCCAAACAGCATAAGAAGACCAACATAATGGATCAAGGATCAGAATCCCCTTTGTGCCCTCACATTGTGGCTAGTGTCCTAGCATCTCGAGACAGAAACTGATTCTGGGCATACAGATATGGGTCATCATGCCTTGGAATCATTAGCATATCAATTAGTGCACGTGGTATGGGGTCGATGTGGCAAGACTAGGGGCAGTATGAGTTCTCAGTTGTGACAATATCAGGGGCATGATATGAGCAGCTGTAGGATCATGAGAAGTGACATGACATTGCAAACAAGATCATCATTACCTCTTCTCTATAAACACCCAGGTTTGCTCGATTATTTGGAGATATTCACTTTACATTTTCACAAGCACTCACTATATAGCACTGTTATTTCTTTTGCGTGGATACTTGAGTGACTTTAGTGTCAGAGTGGCTAAGTCCGATACCCTTTTGGCACCCCCACTAACGTTCATTGTTTTTCAAGTGTGCAGATCATCAGCCCGAGCTCTCTGCACCCGGTCGCTAACATTCACAGCCCGATAAATAGCTCCCAACTCATCCAATTTACCCGGATATCGTcgatatatacacacacacacgcacataCACATGTTGAATTAAGTTGCATGACGGTGGTAGAAATGGGAATGGTGATCAGTTGCAATGGATGTCGACTGCTGCGCAAGGGCTGCAGCGAAGCATGCAGTATAAGGCCCTGCCTGGACTGGATCAAATGTCCAGACTCGCAGGCCAAAGCCACCATCTTTCTGGCCAAGTTCTACGGCGGCACCGGACTCTTGGAACTCATTCATGTCAACCCACAAAACCTCCGCCTCATTATGCTTTCATGCCGGAGAGTATCAATTCTTTATATATTATGAGTTCAGATATATTCATCACCTTTTTGTTATACAGCCATTTTCGGGTCTTTGATGTACGACACATGCGGCCAGATTGTGAACATGATAGAAGGGTCTGCGGGGCTGCATTGGTCCGGTAGCTGGTAGCTCTGTGAGGACGTCGTTGAATCGGTTATGAGAGGAGCTCCGATCTCCCGGAGAGACAATGACTCCGTGGAGACCAAAAAGCGGTCGGCTCTGAAGGCAACATATTAGAACATGTAAAATGGGAAAATAGAAAACATTTTCAAGACGAACAAGAGTTACTAGCTAGTTAGTTTGATTGTATTGGTTTTATTAAACAAACTACTTTAATTTTAACTTTTAATCAAGTTTTTATCACAAATAAAAAGTGTCAAAAActattgacaaaaacttgtgtgagacggatcttacagatcgtattttgtgagacagatctctcaTTCGaatcatctataaaaaaatattaatttttatactaaaaatattactttttattgtgaatatcggtaaagttgaccttctcacaaataaagattcgtcaAACCTTCTCGTAAAAGATCTGCTCAACACTATTATGTATATAATTAGAGTAGGCTCACTCACATCCCTACTTGTAGAGGTTAACCCAAAGTAGAAGTGATCGAAAATATGAAGCGTCGGAGATGATTGAGAGATTAACAAAGATTTTGAGTAAAATTTACCCAAAATAGAAAACGATATGAACCAAAAGGCCTATAACTCCTCTCTTCCGCGCTCAAAACTTCCACAAAACGCCAAGATGTCCCAAAAATCTGAGTCTCATCTTCCAGTATGGTTCTACCTGCTATGTCTTTCCTATATTTCGacgtttatatttatttttatttctccCTCTCTCTCGTCCTTATTAATTTGGCgtcgtctttttttttttccctgtAGAGGGAAATCTGTGCgaagttttttttattacttCGATAGAATGGTTCTGGTGATTTGTATGCGTTGGTTTTCGGATTTGCAGTTCGAATTGAACCTGAAAAGAAACTGGGATTTTTCTCATAGATGATAGTTGCATAATTTTGAGCTATGGCGGGAGCATTTTATGTAATATCCTGTTGAGGCCAGCACCCCAATTTTTTTCGTGAATGGTTATTTGAAACGAGTTTCTGTATATTTCTTTTCCCAAGTTCTAGGCTCTGACGATGTAAGCTGATCTTCTGAGTTGGTGATATTGTTTAGTTGAATTTGTACTAAGTTATTGCAAATTGTTCATGGGgtgagaaatttttgaaaaggaATTGTGCAATATTGCTTGGGTTGTGAGGATGTTGGTTGTGTTTTGAACTGAAATTTGAAACGAATGAGATTGTTAATCCACTTGATGAATGAGGAGTTCTGTGAATTGACAAGATTTTATTTCCCCAAAAATGTGTTTCTTAATGACAAGGATCCTGGGAATCTTTATTTTTAGTGTGCAACCATGTACCAAATTATATGCCCATTTGCTAATTAGGTGGTTAACTTTTTATTTTGTGTAAAAGATGAGTATTATGTTCGGTAATATTTCAAATCCCATTTCATGTCCTTGGTTCGCAAGCTGGAggaaaagataaataaaaaaaatatccctTAAAAAGTGGATAATTACTTCATATGTGGTAAAATGGAAAATGAATTGATGGCATGCAATAATACTTGTTACTGATTCTCAAGAGAATGTGGTCAGAAAATTTTCTTTCTTGGAACTTAAAAGATGGTTGATACGATCTTATCAACTCTATCAAATCCAAGTCTAAATATTGCTGCCTTATTAAGTTGAATTCACTATGTTTTATGACTGTTGCTAAAAGTATGTTAGGACTTGTGAGTATTTTTTTTCTGTATCAAATATGTCTTCATCTCTTGCCTCTTTCTTCTATGGCTTCCTTGAGCAGATGCTGGATATTGTTTAtcctcattttaaaatatttttccggtctgttttaaaattcttgaatgatcttttaatttattttacttaaTGACTTCTGATTTTTCTGACATATGTTGCTCTTCCAACATGTAGGTGccttctctcaaaatttaagttttaaataaattaaaatagcaATACTGTGCTACGCACGCTAGTAGCTTCCATCAAGTTATGGAAGGAAACAGGAGAAACTTTCTGAACAAATATTCTAATCCACAGTTCAAAAGAAAGGGTGTTCCTAGTAGTGAGAGACGTCATAATTCTCCTCTTGGacaattttctggaaattcTGATTTATCGGATACTGTTTATCGAATTCTTTGTTATTCAAAAAAGATTGGCAGTGTTATTGGTAAAGGTGGTAACATAGTGAAAGCCCTCAGAGAAGAGACTCAAGCAACGATTACGGTTACTGCTTCTATTCCAGGATCTGATGAAAGGATAATAATCATTCGCAGTCCTTCAGATAAACCTGCAAACatacaaaaaatagaaaatggcgACACATTCGGGAAGGGAGATGGTGTTATGGAGCCACACTGTGCAGCCCAGGATGCCCTCCTAAGAGTTCATGACAGAAT
This sequence is a window from Primulina tabacum isolate GXHZ01 chromosome 17, ASM2559414v2, whole genome shotgun sequence. Protein-coding genes within it:
- the LOC142531036 gene encoding peroxisomal membrane protein PEX14-like isoform X2; this encodes MSNPSDAPPSSADEKLTNPVSQVVQPTVDSQDAKIAAIRESPPSAFVNSEPIREDQVENAVKFLSHPKVMGSPVMYRRSFLEKKGLTKEEIDEAFRRVPDSTPAAATFQPVVTTQDGRINSSSNVQQQAPTQITQPSQILPLGSISETGTLSRFHWSYALFAVGFLAASGFGTIVLFKKAIVPRLKSWICKVVMEGEEGRMEKNDTKPSVAEEAVAAAKAAAAAAADAARASQEIMISKGEEKRCFEALINLLNIQVQEMKSMGTVIQKLELGRSSVNGKIIIEEQADHPVQTISTQPYTNGRADIDSRSVRSLSPPPPKQPSVAPHPKSYMEILEMIQRGEKPSNIREINDAPPNPNQPLSNPRLAPKPKPWEANQAQNSSTNALLTQERISYSSNYEFLNMESNGAGTVPRWPQNNVRITEVGDGEGQKVGSSAVSSVEKGVRRSWVPPQPPPVAMPEAAAAIRQAKKPSFQKEQRTDDQALARSLYMTNDMKGTTVISESGDVVEAIVESSSELRMGESGLSLES
- the LOC142531036 gene encoding peroxisomal membrane protein PEX14-like isoform X1, producing the protein MSNPSDAPPSSADEKLTNPVSQVVQPTVDSQDAKIAAIRESPPSAFVNSEPIREDQVENAVKFLSHPKVMGSPVMYRRSFLEKKGLTKEEIDEAFRRVPDSTPAAATFQPVVTTQVDGRINSSSNVQQQAPTQITQPSQILPLGSISETGTLSRFHWSYALFAVGFLAASGFGTIVLFKKAIVPRLKSWICKVVMEGEEGRMEKNDTKPSVAEEAVAAAKAAAAAAADAARASQEIMISKGEEKRCFEALINLLNIQVQEMKSMGTVIQKLELGRSSVNGKIIIEEQADHPVQTISTQPYTNGRADIDSRSVRSLSPPPPKQPSVAPHPKSYMEILEMIQRGEKPSNIREINDAPPNPNQPLSNPRLAPKPKPWEANQAQNSSTNALLTQERISYSSNYEFLNMESNGAGTVPRWPQNNVRITEVGDGEGQKVGSSAVSSVEKGVRRSWVPPQPPPVAMPEAAAAIRQAKKPSFQKEQRTDDQALARSLYMTNDMKGTTVISESGDVVEAIVESSSELRMGESGLSLES